Proteins encoded by one window of Nostoc sp. ATCC 53789:
- a CDS encoding DUF1392 family protein, with the protein MINLVQNLETCWYLSPPWGKEIPPLEVSLLEKVYVTTTKSFGYCCDVEWSAKGWSYEIVSGKDNLTVLGRELIGTGNLQLNTKEKPVFRLGELVEFRFHGDGPPARIVQGIQLICDCWFYSIEWLSPGLSEKGDKVFTSRDSIARVTDYDLERVR; encoded by the coding sequence ATGATTAACCTTGTCCAAAATCTAGAAACTTGTTGGTATCTTTCACCTCCTTGGGGTAAAGAGATTCCCCCCTTAGAAGTTTCCCTGTTGGAGAAAGTCTACGTCACTACCACCAAATCTTTCGGTTACTGTTGCGATGTGGAGTGGTCAGCTAAAGGCTGGAGTTATGAGATTGTCTCCGGCAAGGATAATCTAACTGTTTTAGGACGTGAACTTATTGGCACAGGCAACTTACAACTGAACACTAAAGAAAAACCTGTGTTCCGGCTCGGTGAGTTGGTCGAGTTTCGGTTTCATGGCGATGGGCCACCAGCAAGGATTGTCCAGGGCATTCAACTGATTTGCGATTGCTGGTTCTACAGCATCGAATGGCTTTCACCAGGGCTATCTGAAAAAGGTGACAAGGTTTTTACCTCTAGGGATTCCATCGCACGGGTGACTGACTATGACTTGGAGCGGGTGCGATGA
- a CDS encoding carotenoid oxygenase family protein, whose product MSIPLADFSIQTLSGLRHLYHAELTDRSSRYALIEGSYPDELSGYTFTTVFSYESVTQKEQINANPHMLSAPGRLLKINFQPLYGKDGTLYFDVGTHTIGNAASHLRKLAPSAFVRSHFAEFSWFGTSDLSNTTATPIFPNSSHDGKQGVRLLLSYDAGRPGEISPTNLDYLNPIGRNQNYHAAVGSSFSPMIMTTGHPAYDPEFSSEKPLLFFTHLVPRIASFFRTNQPITADLYLMTWDGTSSGLSTPLKVILDSKPVILEQASAHQMCVTRNYVLIFNSCLVLSAGSLIKPVIQLLFVWLCQIFQGRIPQLIKYLYEKISTPLADAIPSPHCQLYILNKEDIRQALASGSQQVNVQRMIDIPWELTHAIADYDDAGNLITIFCQHNVGADPAQHLETGDVLIDNTVVLEDLVGLFSGATDLNQVRKHLIDMTTGQIKTTAFPEPDDFEHFPYGLNLLPPMQILPYRSRPTNYDLLSAVEHWDATYWVSGGWIPQIMSERVFDIFRNKRCSETNNLPQRLIPEDKYLQQIQNSNNTVRLFRLDRDLRLESAYIFEPGYFMAAPIFVPHQHSTNVYEGWLVGQVWSPHQPHMEIWIWDASCPLNLGPICKLGPSPGEYGLRPGFPLHSSWVDAEGVKYWQQPNYKVPIIELPTYLKFFELGSMASGFISRLIQQSFSSL is encoded by the coding sequence ATGTCAATACCACTTGCAGATTTTAGTATCCAAACTTTAAGCGGATTACGTCATCTCTATCATGCCGAATTAACAGATCGCTCAAGTCGTTACGCTTTAATTGAAGGAAGTTACCCTGATGAGTTATCAGGGTATACATTTACAACTGTATTCTCTTATGAATCAGTTACACAAAAGGAACAAATTAATGCTAATCCTCATATGCTCAGTGCGCCTGGGAGATTGTTAAAGATTAATTTTCAACCTTTGTACGGTAAGGATGGAACTTTATACTTTGATGTTGGCACTCATACTATTGGCAATGCAGCTTCGCATTTACGTAAACTTGCCCCAAGTGCATTTGTGCGATCGCATTTTGCTGAGTTCAGTTGGTTTGGAACTTCTGATCTAAGTAATACCACTGCCACACCAATTTTTCCTAACTCATCCCATGATGGTAAACAAGGAGTGAGATTATTACTTTCTTATGATGCTGGTCGTCCAGGAGAGATTAGCCCTACGAACCTGGATTATCTGAACCCCATTGGTCGCAACCAAAATTATCACGCAGCAGTTGGTAGCTCTTTCAGTCCTATGATCATGACCACAGGGCATCCTGCTTATGACCCAGAATTTTCTTCAGAAAAACCGCTCCTGTTTTTCACTCACCTTGTACCGAGAATTGCTTCTTTTTTTCGGACTAATCAGCCAATTACAGCCGACTTATACTTGATGACTTGGGATGGTACTTCTTCCGGCCTAAGCACTCCCCTCAAAGTAATTTTAGATAGCAAACCTGTGATTTTAGAGCAGGCTTCAGCACATCAAATGTGTGTTACACGGAACTATGTGTTAATTTTCAATTCTTGTTTAGTATTAAGTGCTGGTTCTCTCATAAAACCTGTAATACAGTTGCTGTTTGTCTGGTTATGTCAAATATTTCAGGGAAGAATCCCACAATTAATTAAATATCTTTACGAAAAAATCTCTACTCCTCTAGCAGATGCCATACCTTCTCCCCACTGCCAGCTATATATTCTTAATAAAGAGGATATTCGGCAAGCGCTTGCATCTGGTAGCCAACAAGTTAATGTACAACGGATGATTGATATTCCTTGGGAGTTAACTCATGCTATTGCTGATTACGATGATGCTGGCAATTTGATCACAATTTTTTGTCAGCATAATGTTGGAGCCGATCCTGCCCAACATCTGGAAACTGGGGATGTACTTATAGATAATACTGTTGTGTTAGAGGATTTAGTTGGTCTATTCTCTGGTGCAACTGACCTCAATCAGGTACGCAAACATCTCATTGATATGACTACTGGTCAGATAAAGACAACAGCTTTTCCAGAGCCAGATGATTTTGAGCATTTTCCCTATGGGCTAAATTTATTACCCCCAATGCAGATACTACCTTATCGTTCTCGTCCAACCAACTATGACCTATTAAGTGCAGTTGAACACTGGGATGCAACTTACTGGGTTAGTGGAGGGTGGATTCCGCAGATCATGAGTGAGCGAGTCTTCGATATTTTCAGAAATAAACGTTGTTCTGAAACAAATAATCTACCGCAACGCCTGATACCCGAAGATAAATATCTACAACAAATCCAAAACTCAAATAATACAGTTCGCCTTTTTCGACTGGATCGAGATTTACGTTTAGAAAGTGCATATATTTTTGAACCTGGTTATTTTATGGCTGCACCAATCTTCGTTCCGCACCAACATTCAACAAATGTTTATGAAGGATGGCTGGTGGGTCAAGTTTGGAGTCCTCATCAGCCACACATGGAAATATGGATTTGGGATGCATCTTGTCCTCTGAACCTTGGGCCAATATGTAAGTTAGGCCCATCTCCTGGTGAATATGGTTTACGTCCTGGCTTTCCACTTCACTCATCATGGGTTGACGCTGAAGGTGTGAAATATTGGCAACAACCAAATTATAAAGTTCCTATTATTGAGCTTCCTACATACTTAAAGTTTTTTGAATTAGGCAGTATGGCAAGTGGGTTTATCAGTCGTTTGATTCAACAGTCTTTCTCATCATTGTAA